In one Bosea sp. RAC05 genomic region, the following are encoded:
- the hemC gene encoding hydroxymethylbilane synthase, with product MLLKIGTRRSPLAIAQTNYIASLIKAKHPDTEFSLHPIATIADKDRVSEFHQFGIIGVFSTEHEDQLTSGEVDIVVHSLKDLPTTLREGLVLAAVPERVDPRDVLCGSTLADLREGARVGTGSLRRRSQILSLRPDVEVVPIRGNVGPRLAKINGDDGLDAVILAQAGLQRLGLEGATSELLDPILFPYAIGQGALGVQARDDNPTILAMLKDIEDPKARAEVDCERALLHALGAGCSLPVGASATWQGDRLFLHAQITAHDGSQRITASDDRPGREAVALGLVTAEALRLAGGVDVLEASYRSVGAHFKYVGA from the coding sequence ATGCTTCTGAAAATCGGTACGCGCCGCAGCCCCCTCGCCATCGCGCAGACGAACTACATCGCCTCGCTGATCAAGGCGAAGCATCCCGACACCGAGTTCTCGCTGCATCCGATCGCGACGATCGCCGACAAGGACCGCGTCTCCGAGTTCCACCAGTTCGGCATCATCGGCGTGTTCTCGACCGAGCACGAGGACCAGCTCACCTCGGGCGAGGTCGACATCGTCGTGCATTCGCTGAAGGACCTGCCGACGACGCTGCGCGAGGGGCTGGTGCTGGCGGCGGTGCCCGAGCGGGTCGATCCGCGCGACGTGCTCTGCGGCTCGACGCTGGCCGATCTGCGTGAAGGAGCGCGCGTCGGCACCGGCTCGCTGCGGCGGCGCTCGCAGATCCTGAGCCTGCGGCCGGATGTCGAGGTCGTGCCGATCCGCGGCAATGTCGGACCGCGTCTGGCCAAGATCAACGGCGATGACGGGTTGGACGCGGTCATCCTGGCGCAGGCCGGGCTGCAGCGGCTCGGCCTCGAAGGCGCGACCTCGGAGCTGCTCGACCCGATCCTGTTTCCCTACGCCATTGGGCAGGGCGCGCTCGGCGTGCAGGCGCGGGACGACAACCCGACGATCCTGGCCATGCTCAAGGACATCGAGGACCCTAAGGCGCGCGCGGAGGTCGATTGCGAGCGGGCGCTGCTGCATGCGCTCGGCGCTGGCTGCAGCCTGCCGGTGGGCGCGAGCGCGACCTGGCAGGGCGACCGGCTGTTCCTGCATGCGCAGATCACCGCCCATGACGGATCCCAGCGCATCACCGCCAGCGACGATCGCCCGGGCCGGGAGGCGGTCGCGCTCGGTCTGGTGACCGCCGAGGCGCTGCGGCTCGCCGGCGGCGTCGATGTGCTGGAAGCCTCCTACCGGAGCGTCGGCGCCCATTTCAAATATGTCGGCGCCTGA
- a CDS encoding alpha/beta fold hydrolase: MTGREPGRPALGWIRLLLGGLAVVAIGVALSQLQDARRGVTTETMTAEGTPMTVFRPVERMATAPVVVIAHGFAGSQQLMQPFAVTLARAGYIAVTFDFAGHGANPMPLSGSISREDGATRRLVDETARVVDRAKGLGDGRLALLGHSMATDIIVRVVQSRADVGATVAVSMFSPALTATSPRNLLVIAGEWEGGLRREALRAVALVSAPASPEPGVTYGDIAGGTARRAAVSPRAEHVGVLYNEASLREALAWLDASFGRSATRAPDLDGRGVWILLLLAGVVLLAWPLSALLPRVASPPVGAGLGWRRIALPLVLPALLTPILLRFVPTNFLPVIVGDYLAVHFAAYGALTALCIAFRQRGRDRPRSTVSRGRLAAGTLALMLFALVALVWPVHSFVTAFVPAGHRLPLFAATLAGTLIYFLADEWLTRGEGAARGAFLVSKLAFLVSLGLAVALDFQRLFFLLIIVPVIVLFFLVYGLFSAWAFRRSGHPFMAGIANAFAFAWAIAATFPLVAR, from the coding sequence ATGACGGGGCGCGAGCCGGGCCGGCCTGCCCTGGGATGGATCCGGCTTCTGCTCGGAGGCCTCGCCGTCGTCGCGATCGGTGTCGCCCTGTCGCAGTTGCAGGATGCGCGGCGCGGCGTCACCACCGAGACGATGACGGCGGAGGGCACGCCGATGACGGTGTTCCGCCCGGTCGAGCGCATGGCGACAGCCCCGGTCGTCGTGATCGCGCATGGTTTCGCCGGCTCGCAGCAGTTGATGCAGCCCTTCGCCGTCACGCTGGCGCGCGCCGGCTATATCGCCGTGACCTTCGACTTTGCCGGCCATGGCGCCAATCCGATGCCGCTTTCGGGCAGCATCTCCCGGGAAGACGGTGCGACGCGCCGGCTTGTGGACGAGACCGCGCGCGTCGTCGACAGGGCCAAAGGGCTGGGCGACGGGCGGCTCGCTCTGCTCGGCCATTCGATGGCGACCGACATCATCGTGCGCGTCGTCCAGAGCCGGGCCGATGTCGGGGCGACGGTGGCGGTCTCGATGTTCTCGCCCGCCCTCACGGCGACGAGCCCACGCAACCTGCTGGTCATTGCCGGGGAATGGGAGGGTGGCTTACGACGCGAGGCACTGCGCGCGGTCGCGCTGGTCTCGGCGCCGGCCTCGCCCGAGCCGGGCGTCACCTATGGCGATATCGCAGGGGGCACCGCCAGGCGCGCCGCCGTCAGCCCCCGGGCGGAGCATGTCGGCGTGCTCTACAACGAGGCGAGCCTGCGCGAGGCGCTGGCCTGGCTCGATGCCAGCTTCGGCCGGTCCGCGACGAGGGCCCCCGATCTCGACGGCCGCGGCGTCTGGATCCTGCTCCTGCTCGCCGGCGTCGTCCTGCTGGCCTGGCCGCTCTCGGCGCTGCTGCCGCGGGTGGCCTCGCCGCCAGTCGGGGCGGGGCTGGGCTGGCGGCGGATTGCGCTGCCGCTGGTTCTGCCGGCGCTGCTGACGCCGATCCTGCTGCGCTTCGTGCCGACGAATTTCCTGCCGGTCATCGTCGGCGACTATCTCGCCGTGCATTTCGCCGCCTATGGCGCCCTCACGGCGCTCTGCATCGCGTTTCGCCAGCGCGGGCGCGACCGCCCGCGTTCGACCGTGTCGCGCGGCCGGCTGGCGGCCGGGACGCTGGCGCTGATGCTGTTCGCTCTCGTCGCCCTGGTCTGGCCGGTCCACAGTTTCGTGACGGCGTTCGTGCCTGCAGGCCATCGCCTGCCGCTGTTTGCCGCGACACTGGCCGGCACGCTGATCTATTTCCTCGCCGATGAATGGCTGACGCGCGGGGAGGGGGCGGCGCGCGGCGCGTTCCTCGTCTCGAAGCTCGCCTTCCTGGTCTCGCTCGGCCTGGCGGTCGCGCTCGATTTCCAGCGGCTGTTCTTCCTGTTGATCATCGTCCCGGTGATCGTGCTGTTCTTTCTCGTCTACGGGCTGTTCAGCGCCTGGGCGTTCCGGCGCTCTGGCCATCCCTTCATGGCCGGCATCGCCAACGCCTTCGCCTTCGCCTGGGCGATCGCTGCGACCTTCCCGCTGGTGGCGCGATGA
- the chlG gene encoding chlorophyll synthase ChlG, translating to MSGTGATIRPGTGPVAYPAPSAVLELLKPITWFPPMWAFACGVVSSGVSIADNPVVALLGIVLAGPLVCAMSQAINDWYDREVDAINEPHRPIPSGRIPGRWGLYIAMIWTGLSLAVASLLGSWVLIATCLGLFLAWAYSAPPLRLKRNGWLGNAACGFSYEGLAWVTGAAVMLGGALPPWPVLTLALLYSLGAHGIMTLNDFKAMDGDRQMGIRSLPVQLGAQGAARVACAIMAAPQFVVIALLLQWQRPVEALVVAAFLTGQLVLMIRFLRDPVGKALFYSGFGVPLFVFGMMASAVAVRSLPAGF from the coding sequence ATGAGCGGGACCGGCGCCACGATCAGGCCCGGCACCGGGCCCGTGGCCTATCCCGCGCCATCGGCCGTCCTCGAACTGCTCAAGCCGATCACCTGGTTCCCACCGATGTGGGCATTCGCCTGCGGGGTGGTGTCGTCAGGCGTTTCGATCGCCGACAATCCGGTCGTCGCGCTGTTGGGCATTGTTCTCGCAGGCCCGCTGGTTTGCGCGATGAGCCAGGCGATCAACGATTGGTATGACCGCGAGGTCGATGCGATCAACGAGCCGCACCGGCCGATTCCCTCCGGCCGGATACCCGGGCGATGGGGGCTCTATATCGCGATGATCTGGACCGGGCTGTCGCTCGCGGTCGCCTCGCTGCTCGGCTCCTGGGTGCTGATCGCAACCTGCCTCGGCCTGTTCCTGGCCTGGGCCTACAGCGCGCCGCCGCTGCGGCTGAAGCGCAATGGCTGGCTCGGCAACGCGGCCTGCGGCTTTTCCTATGAGGGGCTGGCCTGGGTGACGGGGGCCGCGGTGATGCTCGGCGGCGCGCTGCCGCCCTGGCCGGTGCTGACACTGGCGCTGCTCTACAGCCTCGGCGCCCACGGCATCATGACGCTCAACGACTTCAAGGCGATGGACGGCGACCGGCAGATGGGAATCCGCTCGCTGCCGGTCCAGCTCGGGGCGCAGGGCGCGGCGCGCGTCGCCTGCGCGATCATGGCCGCGCCGCAGTTCGTGGTGATCGCGCTGCTGCTGCAGTGGCAGCGGCCGGTCGAGGCTCTGGTGGTGGCGGCCTTTCTGACGGGGCAGCTCGTGCTGATGATCCGCTTCCTGCGCGATCCGGTCGGCAAGGCGCTGTTCTACAGCGGCTTCGGCGTGCCGCTCTTCGTCTTCGGCATGATGGCGAGCGCGGTCGCTGTGCGCAGCCTGCCCGCGGGCTTTTGA